The sequence CCGGCAATTTGACTTTCCCACCAGCACAGCACATACCAGGCGTTTCGTTTCTGAATTTAATTGCTTTGCAATGTATACATTCTATATTCATTTGGCCAATGTAGGCATGCATGCTGTAATCAATGGTGGCATCGTAATTTAAAGCCGCGCGTTCCATTTGACGTATATCATAAACGGACGTATGCCCACGACGGTTTCTTGGTGCTTCACTATTAACCGACTGAACCATCTGTGTCGTTGTGtttccacttcatttcgtcGAACACGATCTTCTTCACTTTGTGATCTTCGATTTAACGCTGTAGGTGGCATTCTTTCAGTACAGTATATTACTAATTGAATGTAAAagcaaaacattgaaaattatttcaagtcaTTTCGGacgataatatatattttatttatttatttaatataatgaaatatacttataaataaatatattatatatttgtggcAGCACTAGCAACAATGCCTTCAGCTGCTTAATGTATATAATAGATGCTACTATATTAGTATtagtataaataattataatttgtacaacgaaaattaaatttgatagtttaagttcattaaattttgttacttAATTTGGCTTTGctgatatatttgtatattattgaaatattttctgcagtaggaGCTTTTAAAAGCTCTGATGGTGTGttcgatgaaaatatttctCCCCTGATCTTGCTGAGTGATGGGCATGTATCCAGGATGTGTAGCGTAGATGTTGATGTGCTGTTACAATAAGCGCAACCTGGATCGTAGCTTCTATTGAGAAGATGTTGGTGTGAAAGTGCACAATGTCCGAGGCGTAGTCTTGAGAAAACTTTGAGCGCTGGAATACTACATGTTGTAGGGTAGGCTGTTTTAGTTTTGTTAGGATTAATAAGGCGATACCGGTTATTGTAAGTGCTCCATAACTCTTTTTGTtggttttctttcattttgtaaATATAGCGTAATATATCATTTTTCTCGTTTGTCTCTACGTAGTAGCAGGGCATATGTGGTACCTTTTTAGCTTCCTTATCGGCTACTTCGTTGCCATGGATACCGCAGTGGCTCGGTAcccacattaattttattttagtcttaTATGCAATCAGGGTATCTCGAATACATGCAATTAGCGGGCTTATGTTATTTGGGTTCTGAATCGCCATTATTGTTGAAAGGCTATCGGTGCATATGGTGTATTTTCCTTTTGACGTTACCGCCCATTTTGCTGCTGATTTCACAGCATAGGCTTCAGCTGAGAAAATGGAGCAGTAGGGTAATAGCAACCCTTTGCTTATAATGCAAGAATCGTCAGAAACGACTGCATACGCGGTATTAGTATAATCTTTTGATCCGTCGGTGTATACGAAAATCCAACCGTTGGAGTGAAGTTGGTGTTTTCGACTCGTAAAAACTTGTTTGAAAGTATCTG comes from Anastrepha obliqua isolate idAnaObli1 chromosome 6, idAnaObli1_1.0, whole genome shotgun sequence and encodes:
- the LOC129250841 gene encoding uncharacterized protein LOC129250841 produces the protein MPHIQERLELSTLRLIPKLFYTHNPILHNKVKQAVTRKRHIKKQSVIHRVVQKTAHLEPDIKPRCLKISKHPPWALHSSFLVDELMCFPKHNTCADTFKQVFTSRKHQLHSNGWIFVYTDGSKDYTNTAYAVVSDDSCIISKGLLLPYCSIFSAEAYAVKSAAKWAVTSKGKYTICTDSLSTIMAIQNPNNISPLIACIRDTLIAYKTKIKLMWVPSHCGIHGNEVADKEAKKVPHMPCYYVETNEKNDILRYIYKMKENQQKELWSTYNNRYRLINPNKTKTAYPTTCSIPALKVFSRLRLGHCALSHQHLLNRSYDPGCAYCNSTSTSTLHILDTCPSLSKIRGEIFSSNTPSELLKAPTAENISIIYKYISKAKLSNKI